From the Candidatus Pelagibacter sp. IMCC9063 genome, the window ATATCTTGGGCTCTTGTGTGAATTGGTATTTAGGAATTCATTTTATTAAATTTAAAAATAAAAAATGGTTTCCTTTTTCGGATAAGCAAATTCAAAAATCTTCTTTTTGGTTTAATAAATACGGTCAGTGGTCCCTTTTTTTTGCTTGGGTTCCTTTTTTTGGAGATCCTTTAACTTTTGTTGCAGGAACACTGAAAACAAACTTTTTTAGATTTTTATTATTAGTTTCAATTGGTAAGTCTGCAAGATATCTTATTTTAATTTATCTTTTAAATTATACCAGCTAACTTGAGAGAATCTTTAATCTCATCTAAAATTTTAGGATCATCGATAGTAGCAGGTGCTGTGTAAGATGCTTTGTCAGCAATCTTTCTAATAGTTCCTCTTAATATTTTCCCCGACCTTGTTTTGGGTAGTCTTTTTATTACCAAGGTTGTTTTAAATGCTGCCACCGGTCCTATTTTGTGCCTAACCATTTGAATACATTCCTTAGAAACGTCTTCATGCTTTTTGCTGATTCCTGT encodes:
- a CDS encoding YqaA family protein, translated to MGYFTLFFISFFAATILPVSSELTLLGMVSTKTYSIFLLFLFASLGNILGSCVNWYLGIHFIKFKNKKWFPFSDKQIQKSSFWFNKYGQWSLFFAWVPFFGDPLTFVAGTLKTNFFRFLLLVSIGKSARYLILIYLLNYTS